The DNA sequence CCGCGAACCCGGTCGTCTCGGCTCCTGCACCGGTCGCAGCCCCGGCGACTCCCGTGAACGCGCCGGCGACATTCACCGGCTGACCGGGACGCTCGTCCGCGAGTCACCCCGGAGGTCCCTCTCGCGGGTCGTGTCAGGTACTCGCGGGACGCGCCAAGTCAGCCGATGACGACGGGTGTCCCGAGGGGGAGGAGGCTCGCCAGCTCGGTGATGTCGGCATTGGACAGGCGGATGCAGCCGTGGCTTGCGGCGTGGCCGATGCTGGCGGCGTCGTCGGTGCCATGGAGTCCGATTTGGCCTGGTCCGCCGCCGAAGCTGGAGAGGACATCGGAGAACGCGGAGAGACCGAACGCGTAGGGCCCATAGCCGTCGTTCGTCGGCTTGAGGAGTTCCGTGATGTAGAACGATCCGTGCGGCGTGGGTGTGCCACCCGTGCCCGTGGCGGCCGCGTAGGTCTTCACCGGAGTCCCGTTCTTCAGCAGAGTCAGGGTGTTCTGTTCGGTGGACGCTTGCAGGCTGTATACGAGGCTGCGGAGGGTGACCGTGCCTGCTTTTATCCACCCGGTGCTGCCGTTCGGGCGCTGGGCGAGGTCGACTTCCAGCCAGTCGCCCTGGCTCGAGGCGACGAGGAAGGTCAGCGGGGCTCCGGACGGTTGCGGGTTCGCCAACGACTCCGCGACAGCGCCGCCCGGCGATTCGAACACGGCGACCTGCGGCGAATTGGCGGTGGCCGACGTTCCCGTCGCGGTCGGCGTCGGGGTCGGAGTCGCAGAGGGAGTCGTTGCAGGCGCAGCGCTCTGGGTTGACTCGCGCGCGACCGGTGAATGTGTGGAAGAAGGAGCAGCTGTGCAGCCGGTCAGGAGGATGCCGCACAAGAGCGCGGCGGCCGCGAATCGATAGGACGCGGTCGGACGGCAGAACATGATTCCTCCCGAGGGGGCCGGTGCTGGAAGAGCGCCCGCCGGCTGAGAGCGGCGGCCGGGCCCCCCGAACAGATTACGTGTGTTCGGTGTCCTTCACGACCGTCCACCGAAGATGAACGTCGACGTGCACCGGACTTCACGGTGACTGACGGTTCGATGTACCTGGCTGGCTCGATCAGTTGTGTCCAGACCTTGCATTCTTCTGTCGGAAACGGACAGAATGGCTCAAGCCCGCATCCGCAGCGGCCCCAGCAAGAGAGTGAGCACCGATGCTTCTCGAAAGAGACCTCATCCAGTCCGTCGGCTTCCGCAACGTCCGGGAGGGCGACCGGGTCGTCGGGTTCCAACTGCGGCTTCGCATGCCGAACTACCGCGGGCTCGCCGCCTCCCTGATCGATGGTGTGGCCGTGAGGGTCGGCGATCTCGTCGACGTCCCGGCCGACGTGCCGCGGTGGACGTTCGGCGACCGCACCTACACGCTGCAGGAGCTCTGGGACAGCGACGGGGTGCGCTGGCAGCTCGAAGAGGCGGCGGTGGTCACGGTGCCGTTCGAGGGTGGTCTGCCGCAGGGCGTGCACGAGGTCGCGATCGACCTGCGCCTCCGCATGTCGTACATCCCCGAGGAGCACCAGCCATCGGTGTTCCGCGAGACCAAGCACGTGACACTCGCTCCCGATGGAGGCGGGGCTCCCTTCAAGTACGGCGTCTCGCTGTACAGCTTCACGACCGACTTCGGAACGGTGCTCGACCCCGAGAGCTCCCTGCGCGCCGTCGCAGATGTCGGTGCGACGGGTGTCGAGATCCTCGGCGAGGGACACGTCGAGAACTATCCGGAACCCTCCACGCACTGGATCGACGCGTGGTTCGCCCTGCTCGACACCTACTCGCTGGAGCCCACGAACTTCGGCTCCTGGATCGACACCCGGCTTCACTCGCGCGGCCCGAACGCCCGTCCGATGACCGCCCTGGAGGGAGCGGAGAAGCTGCGGGGCGACCTGCGGCTCGCGAGCCGCCTCGGGTTCACGACCATCCGCCCCAAGATCGGAGTGGTGTCGAGCGACCTCATCCCGGACCCGATCTGGACGGAGGCCGTGGAGCGCTCCCTCGACCTCGCGGCCGAGCTCGACATCGTGATCTGCCCCGAGATCCACTCGCCGACGCCCATCAAGCACCCCGTCGTCGATGACTACATCGCCCTGATCGAGCGCACCGGCACGAAGCACTTCGGCCTGCTCATCGACACCGGGATCTTCCAGGACCGGCCGATTCCCCTCCGCGAGGGGGAGACGCGGGAGACCCGCCCGGCGTTCCTCGACGGCATCGGCGTCGACCCGGAGGACTTCAAGGACATCGCGAAGTACGTCGTCTTCATCCAGGCGAAATTCCACGACATCGACGAGAACCTCGAGGATCAGCAGATCCCGTGGCGACCTGTCCTCCAGGCCCTCAAAGACTCCGGCTACACCGGATACCTCTCCAGCGAATACGAGGGGGAGCGCGACCCGTGGCGCTCCATCGAGCAGGTCCGCCGCCAGCACTCGCTGATCCGCACCATCGCCGACTCGCTCGACTGAGACACGGCGGCGCTTCGCATCCGCCACCGAGTCCCCCCCAGAATGCGCCGGTCCACGCCTCGCGCGTGCAGTCTTGGGGGGCTCGACGCCCCCCCCGGCTATCGAGTCCCCCCCAGAGTGCGCGATTTGACCGGTCCCACCTGCACTCTTGGGGGACTCGATGCATCCGAACCCCCGATCCTCCGGAACGTATAGGCATGCGGCGCGAACCCGCGCCCTTACCCAAGGAGGATCGATGAAGATCAGAGCAGTCTCCGCCGCCGCGGTAGCGGTTGCGGCCCTCGCCCTCGCCGTCGGTGCCGCACCAGCCACCGCGGCCGGTTCGAACGCCCAGCTGTCCGTCATCCACGGAGTGCCGGGAACCCCGGTCGACGTGTGGGTGAACGGTACGGACACCGTCAAGAACTTCCAGCCCGGAACCATGGCCGGCCCGCTCGACCTGGCTCCCGGCACCTACAGCGTGTCGATCACGAAGGTCGGCGCCGCCTCGGCGACGGACAACCCGGTGATCGGCCCGATCGACCTGTCGCTGGCGGCCGGAGGGAACTACTCGGCCGTCGCGCATCTCGACGCCAACGGCAAGCCCACTGCCACGCTGTTCACCAACGACACCTCGGCCACCGCTGCGGGCCAGGGGCGACTGACGGTTCGCCACGTCGCCGCGGCGCCGGCCGTGGACGTCGTCGTGGGCGGGAAGGCCGTGATCAGCAACCTCACCAACCCGAACGAGCAGAAGCTGGATCTCCCCGCCTCCACCGTGTCGGCGAGCGTGACCGCGACCGGGACGACTCAGCCCGCTCTCATCGGGCCGGCCGACGTGACCATCAAGGACGGCACGAACACCATCGTGTACGCCTGGGGCAGCGCCACCGACAAGAACCTCGCGCTGATGATCCAGACGATCGACGGCCTGGGCACCCCGCCGAACGGCGTGCAGGCCGGTACCACCGGTGCGGCGTACCGCGCCGAGCAGGCCGCTCAGCTCGAGCAGACCGGGCTGTGGGTGGGAGCGATTGCGCTCCTCCTCGCCGGTGCGCTCACGGCGGGCATCGTGGCACGCAGGAAGCGCGCGGCCAACGCCCGCGGATGAGCCTGTCGTTCCGAGCCCGTGTGGGGGCGGCGGCCGTGGCCGCCGCCCTCACGCTGGTCCCGCTGGCCGGGTGCGCCGCGGAGGGCGCCCCGTCCTCCACCGCGACGTCGGCTCCCCGACCCACGGCGTCGGCGACGCCGCCCTCCCCTCCGGCGCCGGCGATCACGGACATCCCGCGGACCGACATCGACAGCCGCGCTGACCCGCAGGGGCTGCCGGCCGAGCCGCCGGTGCGTGTCACCGTCCCCGCCCTGGGCATCGACATGCCCGTCGTCTCGGTCGGGCTGGACGCCACCGGGGACGTCAGCATCCCTCCGGAATCGCACAAGGCCGGCTGGTACCGCTTCTCCTCGGGCCTCCGAGACCGGACCGGATCGATCGTCGTCGTCTCCCACATCGACGCGTGGGACGGGATCGGCCCCTTCAGTCGACTGAAGGACGCCGCGGCAGGGATGGAGGTCGCACTCTCGGGCGCGGACGGCAGCCGGTCCTTCCGTGTCGACGGCGTGGCCCAGCCTCAGAAGGCGCCCGGATCTCTCGCCGGGTACTTCACCCCGACCGGCCCGACCCGGCTCGTGCTGATCACGTGCGGCGGCGTCTTCGACGACTCGACCGGGCACTACCGCGACAACGTCATCGTCACCGCGACACCCGTGGACGGGTGAGCATGGCTTCATCCTCGGGACCCACCCGGGTCCCGCGCGTTGAGCCACCCGCGATTCAGCGTCCATAATGAGCGGACGCCCCTCCTCATCGACGGGGAGGCGCGGGTGAGGCGAGAACAGTGAGCGTTGAGGTGGTTCGGCGCAACGACGTCCGCGATCGGGGCGTGCCGTCCGGCCGGCCGCTGGTCTTCGCCCACGGTTTCGGCTGCAGCCAGGAGCTGTGGGGGCGAGTGGTCCCGCACTTCCTCGACGACCACCGCGTGATCACCTTCGACCATGTGGGGTCGGGCCGGTCGGACCTGAGCGCGTACGACCGGACGAAGTACGACTCGCTCCACGGCTACGCCGACGATCTGCTCGAGATCATGGAGGCGCTGGACCTCCACGATGTCGCGTTCGTCGGCCATTCCGTCAGCGCGATGATCGGCGTGCTGGCGGCGAACATCTCTCCCGACCGCTTCGGCCAGCTGTTCCTGGTGGGTCCGTCGCCGAGGTACATCGACGACGGCGACTACCGGGGAGGCTTCAGCACGGCGGACATCCGCCAGCTGCTCGAGGCCCTGGACGCCAACTACCTCGGCTGGTCGGCCGACATGGCGCCGGTCATCGCCGGCAACCCGGATCGTCCGGAGATCGGGGCGGAACTGTCGGCGAGCTTCTGCCGGACCGACCCGGACGTCGCCTCCCAGTTCGCCCGCGTCACCTTCCTCTCCGACAACCGGCGCGACCTCCGGGACGTGACCGTGCCGACGGTGGTCCTCCAGTGCGCCGAGGACGTGATCGCGCCGGACGCCGTCGGGCACTACGTGCACGAGCAGATCCCGGGCAGCCGGCTGGTCGAGCTGTCGGCGACGGGTCACACGCCCAGCCTTTCCGGACCGGACGAGCTCGCGCGGGCCATCAGGGCGCACCTCAGGTGAGCGACGACGTCTTGTCCTCCGCCGAGAGGGCGCTGTCGCCGGCCGAGTTGTACGAGCGCGTCCCGTGCGGCCTGCTCGTGACCGATGCGGTCGGCCGGGTGCTGCGTGCGAACACGACTTTCGCGGGGTGGCTCGGCCGGACCCCGGAGGAGCTGAGCGGGACCGCTCTGGCCGACCTGCTCGAGCCCGGATCGCGGATCTTCTACGAGACGCGCTTGCTCCCGTCGCTGGGGCTGCGAGGTGACGTGCGCGAAGTCGCCCTCTCCCTGATCGCTCCCGATGGCGACGACCTCTTCGTCATGGTCAACGCCACCCTCGATCCGCAGAGCGAGGGCGAGCCCGTCGCGCTCTATGCGCTGTTCCCCGGCTCCGAGCGGAGGGACTACGAACGGCAGCTCCTCATCGCCCGGCGGAGCGCGGAGGAGTCGGAGGCGCGCACCCGGGTGCTTCAGGACGCGACCGCCGCCTTCGCGGACAGCCGCACCGACGCCTCCCTCGCCCAGGCGCTCGCCGACATCGTCCGCTCCGCCCTGAACGCGACGGTCGTCGCAGTGCACCTCGCCGGCTCCGAGCCGGCCGTCGCCGGAGGGCCGATCCCCGTCGCCATCACCACGCTGCCCGGCGGTACGGCCGACCTGCTGGACGAGCAGGACATCCGCACCTGGTCGGTGCGAGACGACGCCGACTCGACGGTGAGCCGTGGGCTCAGAGCGGCTCGCCTGGAGACCGCGGTCTCCGTCCCGCTGATTCGGGACGGAACGGCCGCCGGCGCCATCGCCTGCTACTTCGCCCGGGAGCCGGAAATCGACGAGCACCGGCTCGACATGGTCCGTGCGCTGGGCAGACAGGCGGTGCAGACGCTCGGGCGCATCCGCCTGCAGGGAGAGCTGGCGGCCATCGCCCTCCAGGACCCGCTCACCGGTCTCGCCAACCGGTTCCTCCTGGGCAGCCGGCTGGCGGCCGCGGTGGTGGAAGCCGAAGAGCGGGAGCAACCTCTGGCCCTCCTGTTCGTCGACCTCGACGACTTCAAGACGATCAACGACGAGCTCGGCCACGCCGCGGGAGACGAACTCCTCAGGCAGGTCGCGCGCCGTCTCGTCGCGGCCGTGCGCGCGGAGGACCTGGTCTGCCGCTACGGAGGCGACGAGTTCATCGTCGTGTGCCGGAACACCGACGAGCAGCACGCGGCCGAGATCGCGGAACGGATCCGCCTCGCCATCCGGGAACCGATCGTCGGCGACGGCTGGGAGCGATCGATCTCGGGGAGCATCGGCGTCACGGTGGGCGCCGGAGCGGCGATCCTCGGCGGTTCGGAGCTGCTGCACGAAGCCGACGGCGCCATGTACCGGTCGAAGAGCCGGGGGAAGGACCGGGTCACGCTGATCGAGCACTGACGGCGCTCATCGTCCCTCCGCGTTAGCCGGGTTTCATAGCCATCGGGGGTGCCGCAGCGTAGCCTGAAGAAGCGGGCTCCTCCTGAGGCGATCTCTGCCGGCCGGTGGTGTGCGACCCCGGGGGCTTCTCGCACAGCTGATCGGATCCGTGTCGGTCAGGGAGAGGGTCGCCATGTCGGAACCGCTGTTCCCGGAGGATTCACCCGAGCAGACGGAGCGTCGCATCGAGCGTGCCTGGGAATCGCTGAGATCCTCTCGCCGGGACGACCCGGACAGGATTCAGAAGGCGCACGACGCCTACTTGTCGGATCCGATCGACGAGGAGACGCCTGCGGGTTCTGAACTGCTGGAAGGCAGATCGTACCCACTCTGACGTGGGCCGGTGAACTGCATTTCCCAGCAGGGGCGACGGCGGGGCGTGCGCGCCGGAAACGGTGCGGGCACGCCGTAGTCGTCCCGATGCTGTGCGGGCCCGGGATGCTGTGCGGGCCGGTCAGACGCGTCGGAGGCTCTGCGCGGCGGGGCAGTCGAAGGGGTCGCGCGCGGAGAGACCGACCCGGTTGAGGTACCGGATGACGATGCCGTAGGAGGCGACCAGCCCGGTCTCGGTGTAGGGGATGTCGTGGACTGCGCAGTGCTCGCGGACGAGCTCGCGGGCGCGCCGCAGGTGCGGGCGCGGCATGTTCGGGAAGAGGTGGTGCTCGATCTGGTGGTTGAGGCCGCCCATGAGCGCGCTCATCTCCCAGCCGCCGCGGATGTTCCGGGAGGTGAGGACCTGCTTGTTGAGGAAGTCGACGCGGGCGCCGTCGGGCAGCAGCGGCATGCCCTTGTGGTTGGGCGCGAAGGACGCGCCCATGTAGACGCCGAAGACGGCGAGCTGCACCCCGAGGAAGGCGAAGGCCATGCCGACCGGTAGCATCACGAAGAGGATGGTGACGTAGACCGAGAGGCGCAGCGCGATCGCCACGAGCTCGGTGCCGCGACGCTCGACGGGCCCGCGGGCCAGCAGGGAGCGGATCGAGGTGGCGTGCAGGTTGACGCCTTCGAGAAGCAGCAGCGGGAAGAACAGGTAGCCCTGGCGACGCGTGATCGCGGCGATCAGCCCGCGCTGCTTCGCGGCGTCCTCCTCGGTGAAGGAGATCGTGTCGAAGGCGATGTCCGGGTCCTTGCCGACCGTGTTCGGATTCGCGTGGTGGCGCGTGTGCTTCGTCATCCACCACTGGTAGCTCATGCCGACCAGCCAGGTGCCGATGAACCGGCCGACCCGGTCGTTGACCGGCCCTGACGCGAACACCTGGCGGTGCGAGGCCTCGTGCGCGAGGAAGGCGAACTGGGTGAAGATCAGGCCGAGCGCGCCCGCGATCAGCAGCTGGAACCAGGAGTCGCCCAGGAGGACGAACCCGGCGGCAGCGCCGGCGAGCGCGATCGTGAGGAGGGAGAACACCGCGATGTAGAAGCCGCGCGTGCGCTCGAGGAGCCCCTCCCCGCGGATGCGCCCGAGCAGTTCGTTGTAAGTGCTCGTGACCGGCGGACGGGTGGTGTCTCGCGGTTTGGTCCGGAGGACGGGGCCGAGAGTGGGTGCGGTCATACTGTTCCTCCGCTGGATGGCGACGACTTCCCAGCCGAGGATGCGGGCAGAACGCCCAAGATGATCTCAAGCGTATTCTCGATTGCTGAGTGTTGGCGGTACGGGGCGAGGCGGCGCGTCCTGCGCCCGGGGGCGTATTACTGAGTGGTGACCACCGCAGAGAAACCCCAGGGATCGCACGGCGGATGGGCTCCCGACCCGGCCGAGCTCGTCTACGGCCTCGACCTGTCCCGGTTCGCCGACGGCGACGGCGACGGCTTCGGCGACTTCGCCGGCGCGATCGAGCATCTGGACCATCTTGCTCGCCTCGGCGTGACCTGGATCTGGCTGCTGCCCTTCTACCCGAGCGAGCGCCGCGACAACGGCTACGACGTCGACGACCACCTCGAGGTCGATCCGAGGTTCGGCGACCTGGAGGCGTTCCGCCGCTTCCTCGACCGCGCTCACGACCTCGGGATGCGCGTGCTGCTCGACGCCGTGCTGCACCACACGTCCGACCGGCACGACTGGTTCCTGGCGGCTCGGGAGGATCCGGACGGCCTGGCCGGGCGGTTCTTCGTGTGGAGCGACGACGACGCCGTCGAGCCGGGCGACCACCCCATGTTCCCCGGCGAGGAGGACCGCGTCTGGGCCCGCGACGAGCGCGCGGGCCGGTTCTACCACCATCAGTTCTACTCGTTCCAGCCGGACCTGAACGCCACCGATCCGGACGTCTTCGACGAGATCGTCCGGGTGCTCACCCACTGGCTCGAGCTGGGCGCCGACGGCTTCCGGATCGATGCGGCGCTCCTCCTGGTGCAGGGCAAGGGGCGGCCCCGCACCGATGTCGACGACGGGCGGTTCTTCGACCGCTTGCGGGCGCGGTTGCGGGAGGTGCGGCCCGACGTCGCCCTGATCGCCGAGGCGGATGAGCCTCCCGAGCTGATGGCCGCGCTGGTGGAGCACGACCGGTTCGACGCGGTCATCGACTTCACGCTGAACAACGCGCTCATCCTCGCCCTGACGCGGGGGCGCGCCCGCCCGCTGCTCGATGTGCTGGAGCGTCTCGACAAGACGATCCCGCCCGAGGCGCGCCTGAACTTCGTGCGCAACGCCGACGAGCTCGACCTGCAGCAGCTCACCGACGAAGAGCGGCGGGAGGCGTTCGCGCACTTCGCGGCCGACCCGTCGATGCTCGTCTACGGCCGCGG is a window from the Leifsonia sp. AG29 genome containing:
- a CDS encoding L,D-transpeptidase, which produces MFESPGGAVAESLANPQPSGAPLTFLVASSQGDWLEVDLAQRPNGSTGWIKAGTVTLRSLVYSLQASTEQNTLTLLKNGTPVKTYAAATGTGGTPTPHGSFYITELLKPTNDGYGPYAFGLSAFSDVLSSFGGGPGQIGLHGTDDAASIGHAASHGCIRLSNADITELASLLPLGTPVVIG
- a CDS encoding C-glycoside deglycosidase beta subunit domain-containing protein, producing the protein MLLERDLIQSVGFRNVREGDRVVGFQLRLRMPNYRGLAASLIDGVAVRVGDLVDVPADVPRWTFGDRTYTLQELWDSDGVRWQLEEAAVVTVPFEGGLPQGVHEVAIDLRLRMSYIPEEHQPSVFRETKHVTLAPDGGGAPFKYGVSLYSFTTDFGTVLDPESSLRAVADVGATGVEILGEGHVENYPEPSTHWIDAWFALLDTYSLEPTNFGSWIDTRLHSRGPNARPMTALEGAEKLRGDLRLASRLGFTTIRPKIGVVSSDLIPDPIWTEAVERSLDLAAELDIVICPEIHSPTPIKHPVVDDYIALIERTGTKHFGLLIDTGIFQDRPIPLREGETRETRPAFLDGIGVDPEDFKDIAKYVVFIQAKFHDIDENLEDQQIPWRPVLQALKDSGYTGYLSSEYEGERDPWRSIEQVRRQHSLIRTIADSLD
- a CDS encoding DUF4397 domain-containing protein; protein product: MKIRAVSAAAVAVAALALAVGAAPATAAGSNAQLSVIHGVPGTPVDVWVNGTDTVKNFQPGTMAGPLDLAPGTYSVSITKVGAASATDNPVIGPIDLSLAAGGNYSAVAHLDANGKPTATLFTNDTSATAAGQGRLTVRHVAAAPAVDVVVGGKAVISNLTNPNEQKLDLPASTVSASVTATGTTQPALIGPADVTIKDGTNTIVYAWGSATDKNLALMIQTIDGLGTPPNGVQAGTTGAAYRAEQAAQLEQTGLWVGAIALLLAGALTAGIVARRKRAANARG
- a CDS encoding class F sortase translates to MSLSFRARVGAAAVAAALTLVPLAGCAAEGAPSSTATSAPRPTASATPPSPPAPAITDIPRTDIDSRADPQGLPAEPPVRVTVPALGIDMPVVSVGLDATGDVSIPPESHKAGWYRFSSGLRDRTGSIVVVSHIDAWDGIGPFSRLKDAAAGMEVALSGADGSRSFRVDGVAQPQKAPGSLAGYFTPTGPTRLVLITCGGVFDDSTGHYRDNVIVTATPVDG
- a CDS encoding alpha/beta fold hydrolase, giving the protein MSVEVVRRNDVRDRGVPSGRPLVFAHGFGCSQELWGRVVPHFLDDHRVITFDHVGSGRSDLSAYDRTKYDSLHGYADDLLEIMEALDLHDVAFVGHSVSAMIGVLAANISPDRFGQLFLVGPSPRYIDDGDYRGGFSTADIRQLLEALDANYLGWSADMAPVIAGNPDRPEIGAELSASFCRTDPDVASQFARVTFLSDNRRDLRDVTVPTVVLQCAEDVIAPDAVGHYVHEQIPGSRLVELSATGHTPSLSGPDELARAIRAHLR
- a CDS encoding sensor domain-containing protein, which encodes MSDDVLSSAERALSPAELYERVPCGLLVTDAVGRVLRANTTFAGWLGRTPEELSGTALADLLEPGSRIFYETRLLPSLGLRGDVREVALSLIAPDGDDLFVMVNATLDPQSEGEPVALYALFPGSERRDYERQLLIARRSAEESEARTRVLQDATAAFADSRTDASLAQALADIVRSALNATVVAVHLAGSEPAVAGGPIPVAITTLPGGTADLLDEQDIRTWSVRDDADSTVSRGLRAARLETAVSVPLIRDGTAAGAIACYFAREPEIDEHRLDMVRALGRQAVQTLGRIRLQGELAAIALQDPLTGLANRFLLGSRLAAAVVEAEEREQPLALLFVDLDDFKTINDELGHAAGDELLRQVARRLVAAVRAEDLVCRYGGDEFIVVCRNTDEQHAAEIAERIRLAIREPIVGDGWERSISGSIGVTVGAGAAILGGSELLHEADGAMYRSKSRGKDRVTLIEH
- a CDS encoding fatty acid desaturase family protein gives rise to the protein MTAPTLGPVLRTKPRDTTRPPVTSTYNELLGRIRGEGLLERTRGFYIAVFSLLTIALAGAAAGFVLLGDSWFQLLIAGALGLIFTQFAFLAHEASHRQVFASGPVNDRVGRFIGTWLVGMSYQWWMTKHTRHHANPNTVGKDPDIAFDTISFTEEDAAKQRGLIAAITRRQGYLFFPLLLLEGVNLHATSIRSLLARGPVERRGTELVAIALRLSVYVTILFVMLPVGMAFAFLGVQLAVFGVYMGASFAPNHKGMPLLPDGARVDFLNKQVLTSRNIRGGWEMSALMGGLNHQIEHHLFPNMPRPHLRRARELVREHCAVHDIPYTETGLVASYGIVIRYLNRVGLSARDPFDCPAAQSLRRV
- a CDS encoding alpha-amylase family glycosyl hydrolase; this encodes MTTAEKPQGSHGGWAPDPAELVYGLDLSRFADGDGDGFGDFAGAIEHLDHLARLGVTWIWLLPFYPSERRDNGYDVDDHLEVDPRFGDLEAFRRFLDRAHDLGMRVLLDAVLHHTSDRHDWFLAAREDPDGLAGRFFVWSDDDAVEPGDHPMFPGEEDRVWARDERAGRFYHHQFYSFQPDLNATDPDVFDEIVRVLTHWLELGADGFRIDAALLLVQGKGRPRTDVDDGRFFDRLRARLREVRPDVALIAEADEPPELMAALVEHDRFDAVIDFTLNNALILALTRGRARPLLDVLERLDKTIPPEARLNFVRNADELDLQQLTDEERREAFAHFAADPSMLVYGRGIRRAWAPMLEPAERVRMTMSLLQALPGVPLLMAGQELGVGDDLTVEGRAASRTTMQWDDSRWGGFTTAEDSPLTLPAQSGGPLGFASVNARDQERDPASLLQLTRRVVALRRELHAAAGGWTAAEGGHPAVISFSRDGLLTLHNLSAEEVAVEVRDGYETWLAEGWDGRRLAPYGFAWLVTPPA